One Cydia pomonella isolate Wapato2018A chromosome 15, ilCydPomo1, whole genome shotgun sequence DNA window includes the following coding sequences:
- the LOC133525590 gene encoding connectin-like yields MRARTVPATLLVLLIAIDTLHANRRKQKEKYVPTTINICDISDRDSKVHCYCEHSQEINEALKTECWVFNGGIQKSDPLWTSFSSQSNIETLAFNVRADGGLDFVPSKVLRYLRRLKHFSIKYSSIPKIDTNTFMNLTSVQEMTLTKNQIIVINKHAFNNLPNLTVLTLDENKIKELVTETFYELPVLQKLYLTNNSISVIQDGAFRHLVNLAELELDRNNIVTLKKECFDGLANLKRLDLRKNKLAVLESFTFTELWNLQELLLDYNEIYILAQRTFDGLSLLKKLSLSHNKLVTLAGGLFEGVRGLSALDLRHNKLQRFTMDNLRPIYDNLKNQNSYINLDGNDFNCDCHLAWMHKLRHEASSIKVRTSLEKFVCKFSSNPSLNAHFAYFESNSINSNILPENDDKSQIKDYSDEPDEFFHEEIDDNDEPKLTKGENERTLLQIPVELLPCPQDVKSVTDRTYTYPSQNEAKDYRNLIQPSTASASQLILNFALPALPVLMLFRYG; encoded by the exons ATGCGGGCTCGGACGGTCCCCGCTACCTTGCTAGTGCTGCTCATCGCAATAGACACGCTGCATGCCAACCGGcgaaaacaaaaagaaaaatacgtGCCGACAACCATCAACATATGTGACATCAGCGACCGAGACTCCAAAGTACACTGCTACTGCGAACACAGCCAAGAAATCAATGAAGCACTAAAAACAGAATGCTGGGTTTTCAACGGCGGTATACAGAAATCAGACCCGCTATGGACGAGCTTCTCTTCCCAGTCAAATATAGAAACCCTAGCATTCAACGTCCGGGCAGACGGCGGATTAGATTTCGTCCCTTCAAAAGTACTAAGATACTTGAGAAGATTGAAGCATTTCAGCATTAAGTACAGCTCAATACCAAAAATAGACACAAACACATTCATGAATTTAACCTCAGTACAGGAGATGACGCTGACAAAAAACCAGAtcattgttataaataaacatgcGTTCAACAATCTCCCTAACTTGACCGTGCTAACGCTCgacgaaaacaaaataaaagaattgGTGACGGAGACTTTTTATGAACTCCCAGTGTTGCAAAAACTGTATCTAACTAATAATAGTATAAGTGTAATACAAGATGGCGCATTCAGACATCTTGTTAACTTAGCCGAGTTAGAGTTGGATAGGAATAATATAGTAACTCTTAAGAAAGAGTGTTTTGATGGTCTGGCCAATCTGAAGCGGCTCGATTTGAGGAAAAACAAATTAGCCGTTCTCGAGTCATTCACTTTCACTGAACTGTGGAATCTTCAGGAATTGCTTTTAGACTAtaatgaaatttatattttggcgCAGAGGACTTTTGATGGATTGTCTTTGTTAAAGAAATTAAGTTTAAGTCATAACAAGCTAGTGACTCTCGCTGGAGGTCTCTTTGAGGGAGTGCGAGGGTTATCCGCCCTTGATTTAAGACACAACAAACTACAGAGATTCACGATGGACAACCTACGACCGATATATGATAACCTGAAAAATCAAAACAGCTACATCAACCTAGATG GGAATGATTTCAACTGCGATTGCCACCTGGCCTGGATGCACAAGCTCCGACATGAAGCAAGCAGCATCAAAGTACGGACCTCCCTAGAAAAATTCGTCTGCAAATTCAGTTCTAATCCCTCCCTCAACGCGCACTTCGCTTACTTCGAATCAAACTCCATAAACTCAAACATTTTACCCGAGAACGATGACAAAAGTCAAATAAAAGATTACTCCGACGAGCCGGATGAATTTTTTCACGAGGAAATCGATGACAATGATGAACCTAAATTGACGAAGGGTGAGAACGAGAGGACGTTACTACAGATACCAGTGGAGTTACTGCCGTGCCCGCAGGACGTGAAGAGCGTCACAGATAGAACATACACGTATCCGTCTCAGAACGAGGCCAAAGACTACAGAAACCTCATTCAACCATCGACGGCGAGCGCGTCGCAACTTATATTAAATTTCGCCCTCCCCGCGCTACCCGTTCTTATGTTATTTAGATACGGCTAA
- the LOC133525591 gene encoding uncharacterized protein LOC133525591 — protein sequence MIAKVLLQRLWMLKADWDTPVPNDIAKTWTRFVADLSNLKSIRIPRYVLNDNPKHLELHIFCDSSITAYGACAYVRAIDNDNSVTVRLLCAKGKVTPIKPVTLPKLELCAALVAARLYAKIDSSLRSRFNKVVFWSDSTIVLGWLRTPPNLLKTFVQNRVTEIHDLTQNHPWHHVRSENNPADLISRSRPLNSLWSSTFWGQGPEFLRDINFEPNSDLKNNQNNDDLPELKANVSLVCVPNRDNEGCFPFHRFSQFNRLQRTAAYVLRFIYNARNKLSKKTGSLSVDELNESVLLLARLAQYESYRDVHNCLSRKQLLTNKHGASLTKLNLFLDNTNVLRVGGRLENASQFGYEKKHPILISCKHYLAVILFRFEHKRLLHAAPQLLLFTIKETWWPVGARNLARKIVHDCVTCKRMQGQTLTPIMGNLPRERLEPGYPFIYCGVDYGGPVLVLNRKGRGAKLIKSYICLFVCLVTRAIHLELVSDLSSDGYLLALKRFISRRGKPVGIISDNGKNFVGLMNDFEKFLSSISGDIQEYALSQKIKFRMNPPYASHFGGIYEAGIKSCKYHLRRVVGNAHLTFEQLSTTLTEIEALLNSRPLTPMSSDPNDFLPLSPGHFLIGRPLTAPVCASLSDVPEHRLTRYQRVEQLRQHFWSRWSREYVTELQARSKWRFQSDDLKENTLVVIKEDNAPPLKWSLGRIVKTYPGKDGVSRVADVRMPSGGTVRRAFSKLCPLLQPDC from the coding sequence ATGATCGCGAAAGTACTTTTACAGAGGTTGTGGATGTTAAAGGCCGATTGGGACACCCCGGTCCCGAACGACATCGCAAAAACATGGACACGATTTGTCGCTGATCTTTCGAATTTAAAGTCAATTCGCATTCCGCGTTACGTATTAAATGACAACCCTAAACATTTAGAGTTGCATATTTTTTGTGATAGTTCTATAACCGCGTACGGAGCGTGCGCTTATGTTCGCGCTATCGATAATGATAACAGTGTCACAGTCAGGTTATTATGCGCAAAAGGGAAGGTGACCCCAATAAAACCAGTGACCCTGCCAAAATTAGAATTATGTGCGGCGCTAGTAGCGGCACGACTATATGCAAAAATAGATAGTTCACTTCGCAGTCGGTTtaacaaagtagtattttgGTCCGATTCCACAATTGTCCTAGGTTGGTTACGCACGCCACCTAACTTACTTAAAACGTTTGTACAAAATAGGGTTACCGAAATACACGATTTAACGCAAAATCATCCCTGGCATCACGTAAGAAGTGAAAACAACCCCGCTGACTTGATCTCGCGATCTCGACCGTTAAATTCGTTGTGGTCTTCTACATTTTGGGGACAAGGCCCAGAGTTCCTTCGCGATATTAATTTCGAGCCTAACTCTGACttaaaaaataaccaaaataaTGACGATTTGCCCGAGCTAAAGGCGAATGTTTCACTTGTTTGTGTACCTAATCGTGACAATGAGGGATGTTTTCCTTTCCATAGATTTTCTCAATTCAATCGTTTACAGCGTACCGCGGCGTATGTTTTGCGATTTATTTATAATGCGCGCAATAAACTTAGCAAAAAAACTGGGTCATTAAGTGTAGACGAGTTGAATGAATCCGTTCTGTTGCTAGCCAGGCTGGCGCAGTATGAGTCATACCGAGATGTGCATAATTGCTTATCACGTAAACAGCTGTTAACAAACAAACACGGTGCAAGccttactaaattaaatttatttcttgaCAACACGAATGTGTTAAGAGTAGGCGGCCGTTTAGAAAATGCTAGCCAATTTGGTTACGAGAAAAAACACCCTATTTTAATTTCGTGTAAACATTATTTAGCCGTGATATTATTTCGTTTCGAACATAAGCGACTGTTGCACGCGGCGCCACAGCTGTTGTTGTTTACTATAAAGGAAACCTGGTGGCCAGTGGGAGCTAGAAATTTAGCACGAAAGATTGTTCATGATTGTGTCACGTGCAAACGGATGCAAGGTCAAACATTGACACCTATCATGGGCAATCTGCCTCGCGAACGATTGGAACCAGGGTATCCGTTCATATACTGCGGCGTGGATTATGGTGGTCCAGTGCTTGTTTTGAATCGCAAAGGTAGGGGTgcgaaattaataaaatcatatatttgtttattcgtATGTTTAGTAACGCGCGCTATTCATTTAGAACTGGTCAGTGACCTCTCGTCTGATGGTTACTTATTAGCATTAAAACGTTTTATATCGCGTAGGGGTAAACCTGTTGGAATAATAAGCGATAATGGAAAAAACTTTGTCGGACTAATGaacgattttgaaaaatttcttTCAAGTATATCTGGCGATATACAAGAGTACGCCTTGTCTCAGAAAATTAAATTTCGCATGAACCCGCCGTACGCCAGTCATTTCGGTGGGATATACGAGGCAGGTATTAAAAGTTGTAAATACCATTTGCGACGCGTTGTAGGCAACGCACATTTGACGTTCGAACAATTAAGCACGACCTTGACCGAGATTGAGGCCTTGCTTAATTCTAGACCACTTACTCCTATGTCATCTGACCCCAACGATTTTTTACCGCTTAGTCCAGGGCATTTCTTGATTGGTCGTCCGCTAACCGCACCTGTGTGCGCTAGCCTGAGCGACGTTCCTGAGCATCGGTTAACGCGTTACCAGAGAGTCGAACAGCTTCGTCAGCATTTCTGGAGTCGTTGGTCGCGAGAGTACGTAACGGAGTTACAAGCCCGATCAAAATGGAGGTTTCAGTCTGATGACCTCAAAGAAAATACGCTTGTCGTCATAAAGGAAGACAATGCTCCCCCGCTAAAATGGAGTTTAGGCCGAATCGTCAAAACGTATCCAGGCAAGGACGGCGTCTCGAGAGTGGCCGACGTAAGGATGCCTTCTGGAGGAACTGTGAGACGCGCTTTCTCGAAACTGTGTCCGCTTCTTCAGCCAGACTGTTAG